A genome region from Eurosta solidaginis isolate ZX-2024a chromosome 2, ASM4086904v1, whole genome shotgun sequence includes the following:
- the Dad1 gene encoding dolichyl-diphosphooligosaccharide--protein glycosyltransferase subunit DAD1: MAVKGVIEKFYIDYIENTSRKLKIVDAYLGYIFLTGVIQFVYCCLVGTFPFNSFLSGFISTISCFVLGVCLRLQANPKNKAVFSGISPERGFADFIFAHIILHLVVMNFIG; encoded by the coding sequence ATGGCTGTTAAAGGAGTGATAGAAAAGTTCTATATTGATTATATTGAAAATACTTCGCGAAAGCTGAAGATCGTAGACGCTTATTTGGGATACATCTTCCTTACTGGCGTAATTCAATTCGTATATTGCTGTTTAGTTGGCACATTCCCGTTCAACTCATTCCTCTCCGGTTTTATAAGTACAATAAGCTGTTTTGTGCTCGGAGTGTGTTTACGACTTCAAGCAAATCCGAAAAATAAAGCAGTGTTTTCTGGCATTTCACCGGAACGAGGCTTCGCAGACTTTATCTTTGCACACATTATATTACATTTGGTGGTGATGAATTTTATTGGATAA
- the Rcd4 gene encoding protein PPP1R35 homolog, whose translation MSSCGRKSVKINGSKPKSPCRNRLLTSSHISKAKSQEEAKSTKSLTAAGAIGNFMYKNVGNDPQMRKYHTAEMNTILREVNQIKQVEALQLPLFRREIELTPRSKAAIAPKVTQRLNFNADQVLFKNLTPLNVNDSILIQKPSNANPNKFKKINKVPAPELCHWLEPQTALKFTIPEPELMLEFCDTEVDPFDCYLLMENL comes from the exons ATGTCGAGTTGTGGTCGAAAGTCTGTCAAAATAAATGGATCTAAACCAAAGTCACCATGTCGGAATAGATTGCTGACTTCCTCGCATATCTCAAAGGCCAAAAGTCAAGAGGAAGCGAAGAGCACCAAAAGCTTAACAGCCGCTGGTGCTATCGGAAATTTCATGTACAAAAATGTCGGGAATGATCCGCAAATGAGAAAGTACCACACAGCCGAAATGAATACCATTTTACGCGAAGTAAATCAAATTAAACAAGTCGAAGCTTTACAGCTTCCATTATTCAGGAGGGAAATAGAATTGACACCACGTTCAAAAGCAGCAATAGCACCCAAAGTAAC TCAAAGGCTGAACTTCAATGCTGATCAAGTCCTATTTAAAAATTTGACACCACTCAATGTTAACGATTCTATATTAATACAAAAACCGAGCAACGCCAacccaaataaatttaagaaGATTAACAAAGTACCTGCACCGGAATTGTGTCATTGGCTAGAACCTCAAACGGCATTAAAATTTACCATACCAGAGCCTGAACTAATGTTAGAATTTTGCGACACCGAAGTGGACCCATTTGACTGTTATCTCCTTATGGAGAATTTATAA